The following coding sequences are from one Oncorhynchus nerka isolate Pitt River linkage group LG6, Oner_Uvic_2.0, whole genome shotgun sequence window:
- the LOC115130355 gene encoding uncharacterized protein LOC115130355 isoform X1: MGNWCCPAASPCDNVEEISGLLHGGVEVPASSSECGEVAGFHNGSEEDSEVRKTGGDDAEDKKDKEVAVVTVQVCCSVPPKTNGKEDIAQPQTIEKNGLLQTEDRQAEEPSPNTGTGLIANSILTALDKRIEDTATESTNVEAQKCTSDPPQGPHKEEVQGGGDAEKALAEIDVTVLAEQTSTVVQNEHSDNITVTPDAKDKCPEALALKAEIPVESITSETVDEDSTIPLHNAVDVLSEPEKCCLGTVVVTSLPDSQLTPPEACEKAASTDSVPHLPSSPSPTITVIKGVDGKENRSSVAHLNDSPQDPEASPALTGATEPTQNGLVPQNLTGLVKEPVRMSPSGTSKSQNSCEQSKEGIQGGLVEVPSLEDLLDEGTEEEVPETKEQEDEEMESAAAGAVTGDETGGEEALKGEVHQGPSTSADLEVLQVREEDGPAGDDLGVSEEDLYRGAEELPQGPVKHAGPEPLFEITLPKVEDRCSLEPMVDIMSYSEREWKGNTAKSTLIRKGYTELSQRFGSLRRVRGDNYCALRATLFQVLSTSTQLPVWLQDEHISTWLEELECLIGQWMFPSECRQREGSEDAAQQLKRYMELLQNRWQAAVGCSSAEERLCLCERVFQGGEEELGLLEALKLLMLGRAVELHTTMQEGGDVPVFCWLLYARDSSDCPRSFLSNHLSQVGFSGGLEQVEMFLLGYALQCTIQVYRLYMAHTEEFITYFPDDHKEDWPCVCLVTEDDRHYNVPVGQPNGLQVPEDLNAS; this comes from the exons ATGGGAAACTGGTGTTGTCCTGCTGCTAGTCCCTGTGACAATGTGGAGGAAATAAGTGGGTTACTTCATGGGGGTGTCGAGGTTCCAGCATCCTCATCAGAATGTGGAGAGGTCGCTGGATTCCACAATGGTTCCGAGGAAGATTCTGAAGTGAG GAAAACGGGAGGAGACGATGCAGAGGACAAGAAAGACAAAGAGGTGGCTGTTGTGACTGTGCAGGTGTGCTGTAGTGTCCCTCCCAAAACCAATGGAAAGGAAGACATTGCCCAGCCCCAGACTATAGAGAAGAATGGACTCCtccagacagaagacagacaggctgaggAGCCATCTCCCAACACAGGCACTGGACTCATAGCAAACTCCATCCTTACAGCACTGGACAAAAGAATTGAGGATACAGCCACAGAGAGCACAAATGTAGAAGCTCAGAAATGCACTTCAGATCCTCCCCAGGGTCCCCATAAGGAAGAGgtgcaaggaggaggagatgcagAGAAGGCCCTGGCTGAGATAGATGTAACTGTACTTGCTGAGCAGACCTCCACTGTGGTCCAGAATGAACACTCAGATAATATAACAGTTACACCTGATGCTAAGGACAAATGCCCTGAAGCCTTAGCCCTCAAAGCTGAGATACCAGTAGAATCCATTACCTCTGAAACTGTGGATGAGGATTCAACAATACCCCTACACAATGCGGTGGATGTACTGTCAGAGCCAGAGAAGTGTTGTCTTGGCACTGTGGTGGTCACATCTCTCCCAGACTCCCAGCTGACCCCACCAGAGGCCTGTGAGAAGGCAGCATCTACCGACAGTGTCCCTCACCTGCCCTCATCTCCATCTCCCACTAT CACTGTGATAAAGGGGGTTGATGGTAAAGAGAATAGGAGCTCTGTAGCGCACCTGAATGACAGTCCACAGGATCCTGAGGCTTCTCCAGCTTTAACAGGAGCTACAGAGCCCACACAGAATGGTCTGGTTCCCCAAAACCTCACTGGACTGGTGAAGGAACCAGTGAGAATGAGTCCATCTGGGACCAGCAAGAG TCAAAACTCCTGTGAACAATCGAAGGAAGGTATCCAGGGTGGATTGGTTGAAGTCCCATCTTTGGAAGACCTCTTAGATGAAGGAACGGAGGAAGAAGTGCCAGAAACAAAGGaacaggaggatgaggagatggagagTGCTGCTGCAGGGGCCGTGACAGGGGATGAGACGGGAGGGGAGGAGGCCCTAAAAGGAGAGGTCCATCAGGGGCCCAGCACCTCTGCTGATTTGGAGGTGTTACAAGTGAGGGAAGAAGATGGTCCTGCTGGGGACGATCTGGGAGTTAG CGAGGAAGACCTGTATCGAGGAGCTGAAGAGCTCCCCCAGGGGCCAGTTAAACATGCAGGCCCAGAGCCATTGTTTGAAATCACAC TTCCAAAGGTTGAGGACCGATGCAGTCTGGAGCCAATGGTGGATATTATGtcctacagtgagagagagtggaagggaaaCACTGCCAAAAGTACCCTTATTAGAAAG GGTTACACTGAGCTGTCTCAGAGGTTTGGGAGCCTGAGACGGGTGAGAGGAGATAACTACTGTGCCCTCCGAGCCACTCTGTTCCAGGTGCTCTCCACCAGCACCCAGCTGCCTGTCTGGCTGCAGGACGAACACATTTCCACG TGGCTGGAGGAGCTGGAATGCCTGATTGGCCAGTGGATGTTCCCCTCAGAgtgcagacagagggagggaagcgAAGATGCCGCCCAACAGCTCAAACGCTACATGGAACTCCTCCAGAACAGG TGGCAGGCGGCGGTGGGCTGCTCCAGTGCGGAGgagagactgtgtctgtgtgagcgtgtgttccagggaggggaggaggagctgGGCCTGCTGGAAGCCCTGAAGCTCCTCATGCTGGGCCGGGCCGTGGAGCTCCACACCACCATGCAAGAGGGAGGAGACGTGCCCGTCTTCTGCTGGCTTCTCTACGCACGCGACTCTTCCGACTGCCCACGCAGCTTCCTGTCCAACCACCTGAGCCAAGTGGGATTCAGCGGGGGGCTGGAGCAG GTGGAGATGTTTCTGCTGGGGTATGCCTTGCAGTGCACCATCCAAGTCTACAGGCTGTACATGGCACACACAGAGGAGTTTATCACCTATTTTCCCGACGACCATAAGGAAGACTGGCCCTGTGTATGTCTGGTCACAGAGGATGACCGGCACTACAATGTCCCAGTGGGCCAGCCCAATGGACTCCAGGTCCCAGAAGACCTCAATGCAAGCTGA
- the LOC115130355 gene encoding uncharacterized protein LOC115130355 isoform X2: protein MICRRKTGGDDAEDKKDKEVAVVTVQVCCSVPPKTNGKEDIAQPQTIEKNGLLQTEDRQAEEPSPNTGTGLIANSILTALDKRIEDTATESTNVEAQKCTSDPPQGPHKEEVQGGGDAEKALAEIDVTVLAEQTSTVVQNEHSDNITVTPDAKDKCPEALALKAEIPVESITSETVDEDSTIPLHNAVDVLSEPEKCCLGTVVVTSLPDSQLTPPEACEKAASTDSVPHLPSSPSPTITVIKGVDGKENRSSVAHLNDSPQDPEASPALTGATEPTQNGLVPQNLTGLVKEPVRMSPSGTSKSQNSCEQSKEGIQGGLVEVPSLEDLLDEGTEEEVPETKEQEDEEMESAAAGAVTGDETGGEEALKGEVHQGPSTSADLEVLQVREEDGPAGDDLGVSEEDLYRGAEELPQGPVKHAGPEPLFEITLPKVEDRCSLEPMVDIMSYSEREWKGNTAKSTLIRKGYTELSQRFGSLRRVRGDNYCALRATLFQVLSTSTQLPVWLQDEHISTWLEELECLIGQWMFPSECRQREGSEDAAQQLKRYMELLQNRWQAAVGCSSAEERLCLCERVFQGGEEELGLLEALKLLMLGRAVELHTTMQEGGDVPVFCWLLYARDSSDCPRSFLSNHLSQVGFSGGLEQVEMFLLGYALQCTIQVYRLYMAHTEEFITYFPDDHKEDWPCVCLVTEDDRHYNVPVGQPNGLQVPEDLNAS, encoded by the exons ATGATTTGTCGCAGGAAAACGGGAGGAGACGATGCAGAGGACAAGAAAGACAAAGAGGTGGCTGTTGTGACTGTGCAGGTGTGCTGTAGTGTCCCTCCCAAAACCAATGGAAAGGAAGACATTGCCCAGCCCCAGACTATAGAGAAGAATGGACTCCtccagacagaagacagacaggctgaggAGCCATCTCCCAACACAGGCACTGGACTCATAGCAAACTCCATCCTTACAGCACTGGACAAAAGAATTGAGGATACAGCCACAGAGAGCACAAATGTAGAAGCTCAGAAATGCACTTCAGATCCTCCCCAGGGTCCCCATAAGGAAGAGgtgcaaggaggaggagatgcagAGAAGGCCCTGGCTGAGATAGATGTAACTGTACTTGCTGAGCAGACCTCCACTGTGGTCCAGAATGAACACTCAGATAATATAACAGTTACACCTGATGCTAAGGACAAATGCCCTGAAGCCTTAGCCCTCAAAGCTGAGATACCAGTAGAATCCATTACCTCTGAAACTGTGGATGAGGATTCAACAATACCCCTACACAATGCGGTGGATGTACTGTCAGAGCCAGAGAAGTGTTGTCTTGGCACTGTGGTGGTCACATCTCTCCCAGACTCCCAGCTGACCCCACCAGAGGCCTGTGAGAAGGCAGCATCTACCGACAGTGTCCCTCACCTGCCCTCATCTCCATCTCCCACTAT CACTGTGATAAAGGGGGTTGATGGTAAAGAGAATAGGAGCTCTGTAGCGCACCTGAATGACAGTCCACAGGATCCTGAGGCTTCTCCAGCTTTAACAGGAGCTACAGAGCCCACACAGAATGGTCTGGTTCCCCAAAACCTCACTGGACTGGTGAAGGAACCAGTGAGAATGAGTCCATCTGGGACCAGCAAGAG TCAAAACTCCTGTGAACAATCGAAGGAAGGTATCCAGGGTGGATTGGTTGAAGTCCCATCTTTGGAAGACCTCTTAGATGAAGGAACGGAGGAAGAAGTGCCAGAAACAAAGGaacaggaggatgaggagatggagagTGCTGCTGCAGGGGCCGTGACAGGGGATGAGACGGGAGGGGAGGAGGCCCTAAAAGGAGAGGTCCATCAGGGGCCCAGCACCTCTGCTGATTTGGAGGTGTTACAAGTGAGGGAAGAAGATGGTCCTGCTGGGGACGATCTGGGAGTTAG CGAGGAAGACCTGTATCGAGGAGCTGAAGAGCTCCCCCAGGGGCCAGTTAAACATGCAGGCCCAGAGCCATTGTTTGAAATCACAC TTCCAAAGGTTGAGGACCGATGCAGTCTGGAGCCAATGGTGGATATTATGtcctacagtgagagagagtggaagggaaaCACTGCCAAAAGTACCCTTATTAGAAAG GGTTACACTGAGCTGTCTCAGAGGTTTGGGAGCCTGAGACGGGTGAGAGGAGATAACTACTGTGCCCTCCGAGCCACTCTGTTCCAGGTGCTCTCCACCAGCACCCAGCTGCCTGTCTGGCTGCAGGACGAACACATTTCCACG TGGCTGGAGGAGCTGGAATGCCTGATTGGCCAGTGGATGTTCCCCTCAGAgtgcagacagagggagggaagcgAAGATGCCGCCCAACAGCTCAAACGCTACATGGAACTCCTCCAGAACAGG TGGCAGGCGGCGGTGGGCTGCTCCAGTGCGGAGgagagactgtgtctgtgtgagcgtgtgttccagggaggggaggaggagctgGGCCTGCTGGAAGCCCTGAAGCTCCTCATGCTGGGCCGGGCCGTGGAGCTCCACACCACCATGCAAGAGGGAGGAGACGTGCCCGTCTTCTGCTGGCTTCTCTACGCACGCGACTCTTCCGACTGCCCACGCAGCTTCCTGTCCAACCACCTGAGCCAAGTGGGATTCAGCGGGGGGCTGGAGCAG GTGGAGATGTTTCTGCTGGGGTATGCCTTGCAGTGCACCATCCAAGTCTACAGGCTGTACATGGCACACACAGAGGAGTTTATCACCTATTTTCCCGACGACCATAAGGAAGACTGGCCCTGTGTATGTCTGGTCACAGAGGATGACCGGCACTACAATGTCCCAGTGGGCCAGCCCAATGGACTCCAGGTCCCAGAAGACCTCAATGCAAGCTGA